GCTGGCTTACAATCACGCGCTCTGTGCCGTTAATGACGAACGTTCCCGTATCGGTCATTAAGGGAATCTCCCCGAAATACGCCTCTTGTTCCTTTACATCGCGAATCGTTTTTGTGCCGGTTTCAGGATCTTTGTCATACACAGCGAGTCGCAGAGTTACCTTCAAAGGCGCGGCATAAGTCATACCGCGTTCCTTACATTCGGTTACGCTGTATTTGAGATTCAGCTCCACATAGGTACCGCAAGAATCGCAAAGGGGCAGCGCATCCTCGTTCACAAAAGCGCATTGAGGACAGGGCACGTCACTCCCGTCGCGGGGATCAATGATGATCCTGTAATTGCACTTTGCGCAGTTAACGCGGAGATTCTGCACTCCTTTCATCTTTCCGCATTTGCATTGCCAGTTGCCGATCGAATAATCGACAAATTGCAAAGTGCAAATATCGCGGTAATCAGTTATCGGAAACACGCTGTTGAAAACAGCCTGCAAACCGGTGTCTTTCCGTTCACTCGGCATCAGATTCATTTGAAGAAATTCGTCGTAGGATTTCTTCTGAATCTCAATCAGATTCGGAATCTGAAACGCCTCGGGAATCTTGGAAAAACTAATTCGTTCGCGAGAACTGGGTGTTGTAGTTTCCTTCATAATGTTTTCACTTTCCTCATTTTGTATCGCCGGCTTCCAGCCGGCCCTTTCGAACCATTTGCCGCCAAGATGGCGCGCTTTACAAACCGCTTACTTCACTTCTACTTCAGCACCAGATTCAGCAAACTTCTTCTTAATGGTGTCGGCTTCTTCTTTGGTTACCGCTTCTTTCAACGGTTTCGGCACACCTTCTACCAGATCCTTGGCTTCTTTCAAACCAAGATTCGTTACTTCGCGGACAATTTTAATGATGTTGATTTTCTTATCGGCAGGAAAAGCTTTCAGCACAACATCAAACTGAGTCTTTTCCTCTTTTTTCTCGGCTTCCGCAGCGGCGCCCGGAGCTGCTGAAGCAGCAACAGGAGCGGCCATGGCAGCGGACACTCCGAATTTTTCTTCCAGTTGTTTAATCAACTGAGACAATTGAAGAACGCTCATGTCTTCAATCGATTTGATGATCTCTTCCGTGTTCATTTCTCCTCCTGAGGATTCTGGTCTGGTCTTCTGTATTTCAGACAGCACAACCATAAATTTTTGAATAGTTCCGTTTAAAACCCACACTAACCTTCGCAAAGGGGACGCCAGCAATCCGACCACTTGAGCCTGGAGTTGGGCGCGGGAAGGCATGTTCGCAATTTCACTGATCCGTTTTCCTTCGATAAAGGAACCTTCCATGTATCCCGCCTTAATCACCAGATTCGGATTGTCCCTGGAAATGGTATTCAAGACCTTTGCCAAACCTGCGGCGTCCTGATCCGTAAAAGCGATGCCTGTGGGACCTTCAAAGTACTTTTCCAGCACATTGAGAGGCAGATCTTTTGCCGCCAGCGCAGCAAGAGTATTCTTTACAACTTTAAAATGACCCTGCGATTTGCGAATTTGACGCCGGAGATCCGTAGCATCCACAACTTTCATTCCACGAAAATCTACCAGGAAGGCGTTTTTGATCTTTTCAAAATCCTGTTTTAACCTTTCTACTTCTTGATTCTTCTCTTGGCGATTCATGAAACCTCCTAGGATGCCGATTTCGAATCAAGCGTCGTTGTATCGATTCGAACGCTCGGACTCATCGTAGCGGTCAAGTACAATTTCTGAATATATTTTCCTTTTGCCGCGGCCGGTTTGGCTTTTAAAATAGCGTCGAGAAGTGTGCGGGTGTTTTCCACCAGTTTGTCCTTACTGAAAGACATCTTGCCGAGCTGAACGTGCACGTTAGACGTCTTGTCGATGCGGAATTCGACTTTACCCGCTTTTACTTCCTGAATAGCTCTCGCGACATCAAAGGTCACTGTGCCTGATTTCGGGTTCGGCATCAGACCCCGTGGACCGAGAACTTTTCCGAGTTTAGCGACGCTCTTCATCATGTCCGGTGTTGCAATCACGGATTCAAAATCCATCCAGCCGCCGGTGATCTTATCCACCATCTCTTCACCACCCACAAAATCGGCGCCTGCTTGTTCGGCTTCATGAACTTTTTCACCGCTCGCAATCACAAGCACCTTCTTGGATTTCCCGGTGCCGTGAGGCAAAACAACTGTGCCGCGAACCATTTGATCCGCATGTTTCGGATCAACTCCTAAACGCATGTGCGCTTCAAGAGTTTCATCAAACTTCGCAAATTTTACTTTTTGCAAAAGCTCGATCGCTTCGGGAACAGAGTAATCGCGGTCTTCAACCTGTTCCTTCGCTTTTAAGAATTTTTTGCCTGCCATCAACTCCCTCCTTTAGGAAACGATGTCCAACCCCATGCTGCGCGCGGTCCCACGAATAATCTGAACCGCAGCTTCCAGCGAGTTGGCATTGAGGTCTGGTAATTTCGTTTTGGCAATTTCTTCAATTTGTTTTTCCGTTACCTTGCCCACCTTGTTCTTGTTCGGTTCACCGGAACCTTTGATGATTCCGGCTGCCTTTTTCAGCATTTCCGAAGCAGGAGGTGTCTTGGTAATGAATGTATAAGTGCGGTCTGCGTAAACAGTGATAATCACGGGAATGATCGAGCCTTCCATCGCTTTGGTGCGCTCATTGAAGGTTTTACAAAACTCCATGATGTTCAGACCGTGCTGGCCGAGAGCCGGTCCTACAGGCGGAGCAGGAGTAGCCTTTCCTCCCGGTATTTGCAACTTGATTTGCCCTGTAATCTTTTTTGCCATAAATCACCTTTTATTAACCGCCAAGGCGCCAAGGCGCCAAGATCGGCTTAAATTTCTTTATGTAATTTTTTCCACCTGAAGGAAGTCGAGTTCCACCGGTGTGGCACGCCCGAAAATGGTGACCATCACTTTCAACGTGTTTTTGACCGGATTAATCTCTTCCACCTGACCCGTAAAATTGCTGAACGGCCCATCGATGATCTTGATCGTTTCTCCCTTATCGAACAGGAACTTCGGTACCGGCTTCTCCGCGGCCGTGGTGATCTGATGAACAATTTGTTCCACTTCCCCTTCAGAAAGAGGAGTGGGCGTTTTACCGGAACCAACAAATCCGGAGACTTTCGGGGTGTTTACAATCACATGCCAGACATCATCCGACATTTCCATTTCCACAAGGATGTAGCCGGGATAAAATTTCTTTTCCGTCTCCACCTTTCTTCCACTCTTCATTTCCAGCACTTTCTGTGTAGGAATCAGCACCTGACCCACTTGATCATCCAGGCCAAACACTTCCACTCGCTTTCTCAGCGCGTCCACAACTTTGTTTTCGTATCCTGAGTACGTGTGAATGACATACCATTTCTTAGCCATAAAAAGTCACTTCCTAAGCAAGAACTTTAAAAAGATGTTCCAACCCTTTGTGTAACGCCAGGTCCACCAGATAAAGGAAAATACCGAACAGGAATATGGCAATGATCACCACGATCGTTGTATCCCGAACTTCTTTGAAAGTCGGCCATGTCACTTTGCGAACTTCGGCATTCACTTCGATAAAAAACGTTTTGATGTTTGTCCATTTATCCTTGATACTGGCGAGACCTTGCTCCAATTTATTCACCATAAGCAGTCTTCCTGTCGTTTGCATATCCGGTGATATGGCAGGCCAGGAGGGATTCGAACCCCCAACATCCGGTTTTGGAGACCGGCGCTCTAGCCGTTCGAGCTACTGGCCTATCCTCCTTACTTCACTTCTTTATGAACTGTATGATGCCGGCACCACGGACAATATTTTTTCCGTTCCAGTTTATCCGGCGTGTTTTTCTTGTTTTTTGTAGTACTGTAATTGCGGCGTTTGCATTCGCCACACTGCATTTGAATGATTTCTTGCATTGCCAACCTCTAGTGACTAGTCACTAGCCACTAGTTACTAGTCAGGAAGCCCACGACCGGGATTGAACCGGTGACCCCTTCCTTACCAAGGAAGTGCTCTACCACTGAGCTACATGGGCAAAATGATTTCAGATGTAAGATTTCAGATATCAGATGGAACCGTCTTTGGCGGAGTTAGCGCCGCAGGCTTCAATCTGCAATCTAAAATCTGCAATCTGAAATCGTTCGTGGATGGCCCTCGTATGGAGCGGATGAAGCTCGCAGATGTTTCGGCAATCCGTTACTTATTTCACCGCAGAGATCGCAGAAGACACAAAGAAAAGAAAGAGATTTCTCGTTTCTCTCTGCGCGCTCTACGTTCTCTGCGGTGAAGCGTTGGAACTCTTGTGGAGCGGGAAACGGGATTCGAACCCGCGACCCTCAGCTTGGAAGGCTGATGCTCTAGCCGACTGAGCTATTCCCGCCTCCCAAGAATTCCGCCAGCGCTAAGCGCTCAGTGCCACTCGCCAGAAACTGGTGATAGGAGCTGAAAGCTTACTACTATTGGATTAGTTCTAATCTATTGTTAGAGTGGGCAGTGAAGGATTCGAACCTCCGTAGCCGTCCGGCGGCAGATTTACAGTCTGCTCCCTTTGTCCACTCGGGCAACTGCCCAATTTTAGTTTTTCACCCCTAAAATAAAAAACGGCCAAAGAGGACAAACTTCCCCTTCCAGCTGTCAAGAGTATATTCAAAAAGGTGACACTTGGCAATAGGCAAACTTCATCTTCCCTTGCCAAATGCTATCTATATTATAAGGATTTCTGCGATAGGATCAAATCGATGCTGATTTGCTGTATTTCAGATACCCATGAGCGCCATCAGGAGCTCGAAATTCCACCCTGTGATCTCCTCCTGCACGGAGGGGATATCACTGGAATGGGAAAACCCCATGCGCTGATAAAATTCAACGATTGGTGTCACTCCCTCCTCGAGAAAGGGACGGTTCGAAAGATCATTTGCATCGCCGGCAATCACGATTTTTTGTTTGAGCGGAATCCGGCGGAGGCACGAAGTTTATTAACTGCGCCAACCTATTTGGAGGATTCGGGTTATGTATGGGAAGGGCTCAGTTTCTGGGGAACACCCTGGCAGCCCTGGTTTTATGATTGGGCATTCAATCTTCGCACCGAAGAGGAACTCAGGCAAAAATTCCAGCTGATTCCTCCAGATACAGATATCCTCCTTTCGCATGGCCCACCCAAAGGAATCCTCGATCGCACCGTTCGAGGAGATGCAGTGGGATCCACAGCACTCCTGCAAAGGATCCGGGAAATCCGTCCGAAGCTAGTCGTCTTCGGTCATATTCATGAGGGTTATGGGAAGCATGAAGAAGATGGAATCACCTACCTGAATGCTTCCACCTGCGATGTTCATTATCGCGCGGTAAATGAACCGTTGCTCTTTAAGTGCTGACAATTCGCTTGCGCAAAATGCGGTAAACAACCACGAAGAAGTAAGCCCCCATCGTTGTGAGAAGAGCAAAGAGAAAAAGATCCGGGACCTCGCCCCTCAAAAGATTATCCTGAGCAAGGCGAATTCCGTACGTGGCCGGCAGAATCCACGATATCAAACGAATCGGTTCCCACAACAGTTCCAGATTTAACAAAAAACCGGAGAAGAAAATGCTCACAAGCAGAAAAATCATCGTGTATTGAATTGCTTGTGTTTCTGTCCTGGCGAGCAGCGAAAAAAGAAAGCCAATTCCCATGGAGGCAAATACGAGAGCCGCAAGAATCGCTGCGAGGTAGCGCAGATCCCCCAGCATCGGCATCCTCAAACCAAACAAAAGTGCCGCTGTCAAAGCAGAAGCAACCAGCGCTGCAATTACGAAATAACCCAGATACTTGCCGAGAATCATTTCAAGCGGCCGCAAAGGCGAGACTTGAAACAGTTCAGCTGCGCCCGAACGAAACTCCCGCACAACGGACAATCCTGCAAACGTAACAGCGAGATGCTGCAACAAAAGAACAATTACAGATGGGATAAAAAATTG
Above is a window of bacterium DNA encoding:
- the rplL gene encoding 50S ribosomal protein L7/L12, giving the protein MNTEEIIKSIEDMSVLQLSQLIKQLEEKFGVSAAMAAPVAASAAPGAAAEAEKKEEKTQFDVVLKAFPADKKINIIKIVREVTNLGLKEAKDLVEGVPKPLKEAVTKEEADTIKKKFAESGAEVEVK
- the rplA gene encoding 50S ribosomal protein L1, encoding MAGKKFLKAKEQVEDRDYSVPEAIELLQKVKFAKFDETLEAHMRLGVDPKHADQMVRGTVVLPHGTGKSKKVLVIASGEKVHEAEQAGADFVGGEEMVDKITGGWMDFESVIATPDMMKSVAKLGKVLGPRGLMPNPKSGTVTFDVARAIQEVKAGKVEFRIDKTSNVHVQLGKMSFSKDKLVENTRTLLDAILKAKPAAAKGKYIQKLYLTATMSPSVRIDTTTLDSKSAS
- the rplK gene encoding 50S ribosomal protein L11, whose amino-acid sequence is MAKKITGQIKLQIPGGKATPAPPVGPALGQHGLNIMEFCKTFNERTKAMEGSIIPVIITVYADRTYTFITKTPPASEMLKKAAGIIKGSGEPNKNKVGKVTEKQIEEIAKTKLPDLNANSLEAAVQIIRGTARSMGLDIVS
- the nusG gene encoding transcription termination/antitermination protein NusG encodes the protein MAKKWYVIHTYSGYENKVVDALRKRVEVFGLDDQVGQVLIPTQKVLEMKSGRKVETEKKFYPGYILVEMEMSDDVWHVIVNTPKVSGFVGSGKTPTPLSEGEVEQIVHQITTAAEKPVPKFLFDKGETIKIIDGPFSNFTGQVEEINPVKNTLKVMVTIFGRATPVELDFLQVEKIT
- the secE gene encoding preprotein translocase subunit SecE, which produces MVNKLEQGLASIKDKWTNIKTFFIEVNAEVRKVTWPTFKEVRDTTIVVIIAIFLFGIFLYLVDLALHKGLEHLFKVLA
- the rpmG gene encoding 50S ribosomal protein L33, whose amino-acid sequence is MQEIIQMQCGECKRRNYSTTKNKKNTPDKLERKKYCPWCRHHTVHKEVK
- a CDS encoding metallophosphatase domain-containing protein, yielding MLICCISDTHERHQELEIPPCDLLLHGGDITGMGKPHALIKFNDWCHSLLEKGTVRKIICIAGNHDFLFERNPAEARSLLTAPTYLEDSGYVWEGLSFWGTPWQPWFYDWAFNLRTEEELRQKFQLIPPDTDILLSHGPPKGILDRTVRGDAVGSTALLQRIREIRPKLVVFGHIHEGYGKHEEDGITYLNASTCDVHYRAVNEPLLFKC